In Polyodon spathula isolate WHYD16114869_AA chromosome 11, ASM1765450v1, whole genome shotgun sequence, one genomic interval encodes:
- the LOC121323540 gene encoding uncharacterized protein LOC121323540 isoform X1, whose amino-acid sequence MAMEILKSSREDLCKWLSVDPDSIIHKAEAMITVKTDKEIQKQSANEKKIDCLLEFIVEKEERCQEFLNILRKVQDLYPQLKTLFGESGKGNVHHCVQADGGSIAIAPFIQSSAVSGFNMPVNIKSSHVCSSNKPMPSSASADKGKSKGQSGTQFEVRATDGSNVVAPVIMSGKVDGIYMPINIDQSTTSSRRGGTSRTSGQEKVISIEEADALVPDKMAFLKSSLPNLVQRVKNIGPLTDQILGNGFSNEMVSNIRSVKPEAKQMRTILEYTTTKSVASKVFYALLEVEPYVMKELVEDYSKK is encoded by the exons ATGGCCATGGAAATCCTCAAGTCATCAAGGGAAGACCTTTGCAAGTGGCTGTCCGTTGATCCAGATTCAATTATTCACAAAGCGGAGGCTATGATAACTGTAAAGAcagacaaagaaatacaaaaacaaagtgcaAACGAAAAGAAAATCGACTGCCTTCTTGAATTCATAGTTGAAAAAGAAGAAAGATGTCAGGAATTCCTCAATATTCTGAGAAAAGTCCAGGACCTCTATCCGCAGCTTAAAACGTTGTTTGGTGAAAGTGGGAAAG GAAATGTTCATCACTGTGTACAAGCGGATGGAGGAAGCATTGCCATTGCCCCTTTTATTCAATCTTCTGCAGTGTCAGGCTTTAACATGCCAGTGAATATAAAGAGTTCACATGTCTGCTCCAGCAACAAGCCAATGCCATCCT CAGCTTCTGCTGATAAAGGTAAATCCAAAGGACAAAGTGGAACACAATTTGAAGTACGTGCTACAGATGGAAGTAATGTAGTTGCCCCAGTTATAATGTCTGGGAAAGTGGATGGAATTTACATGCCTATTAATATAGACCAATCCACTACCAGCTCCAGAAGGGGTGGCACAAGTAGAACATCAG GACAAGAAAAGGTTATATCGATAGAAGAAGCTGATGCCTTAGTGCCAG ACAAGATGGCATTCCTGAAGAGCAGCCTACCCAATTTAGTTCAGAGAGTCAAAAATATAGGTCCACTCACTGACCAAATTTTGGGGAACGGTTTCTCTAATGAAATGGTTTCCAATATAAGATCTGTGAAACCTGAGGCAAAACAAATGAGAACAATCCTGGAGTACACAACTACAAAATCTGTAGCCAGCAAGGTGTTTTATGCTCTTTTGGAGGTTG
- the LOC121323540 gene encoding uncharacterized protein LOC121323540 isoform X2 has product MAMEILKSSREDLCKWLSVDPDSIIHKAEAMITVKTDKEIQKQSANEKKIDCLLEFIVEKEERCQEFLNILRKVQDLYPQLKTLFGESGKGNVHHCVQADGGSIAIAPFIQSSAVSGFNMPVNIKSSHVCSSNKPMPSSSADKGKSKGQSGTQFEVRATDGSNVVAPVIMSGKVDGIYMPINIDQSTTSSRRGGTSRTSGQEKVISIEEADALVPDKMAFLKSSLPNLVQRVKNIGPLTDQILGNGFSNEMVSNIRSVKPEAKQMRTILEYTTTKSVASKVFYALLEVEPYVMKELVEDYSKK; this is encoded by the exons ATGGCCATGGAAATCCTCAAGTCATCAAGGGAAGACCTTTGCAAGTGGCTGTCCGTTGATCCAGATTCAATTATTCACAAAGCGGAGGCTATGATAACTGTAAAGAcagacaaagaaatacaaaaacaaagtgcaAACGAAAAGAAAATCGACTGCCTTCTTGAATTCATAGTTGAAAAAGAAGAAAGATGTCAGGAATTCCTCAATATTCTGAGAAAAGTCCAGGACCTCTATCCGCAGCTTAAAACGTTGTTTGGTGAAAGTGGGAAAG GAAATGTTCATCACTGTGTACAAGCGGATGGAGGAAGCATTGCCATTGCCCCTTTTATTCAATCTTCTGCAGTGTCAGGCTTTAACATGCCAGTGAATATAAAGAGTTCACATGTCTGCTCCAGCAACAAGCCAATGCCATCCT CTTCTGCTGATAAAGGTAAATCCAAAGGACAAAGTGGAACACAATTTGAAGTACGTGCTACAGATGGAAGTAATGTAGTTGCCCCAGTTATAATGTCTGGGAAAGTGGATGGAATTTACATGCCTATTAATATAGACCAATCCACTACCAGCTCCAGAAGGGGTGGCACAAGTAGAACATCAG GACAAGAAAAGGTTATATCGATAGAAGAAGCTGATGCCTTAGTGCCAG ACAAGATGGCATTCCTGAAGAGCAGCCTACCCAATTTAGTTCAGAGAGTCAAAAATATAGGTCCACTCACTGACCAAATTTTGGGGAACGGTTTCTCTAATGAAATGGTTTCCAATATAAGATCTGTGAAACCTGAGGCAAAACAAATGAGAACAATCCTGGAGTACACAACTACAAAATCTGTAGCCAGCAAGGTGTTTTATGCTCTTTTGGAGGTTG
- the LOC121323541 gene encoding uncharacterized protein LOC121323541, whose protein sequence is MEIIKKHKVELTGVLSADPSPVVQLAHSRGIITDREYIKMKSITDPEERVIELLDRVSTKSDQTSQDFLDILREVHDTYPRLKDLFTDAEESDSSFSAAAQDTPIGNYCRVVSDAEKIKKADSIVRDKLQFFKTNRADLVQKVKNISLLIDRLHQTFHKEALDCVLSKDLPQDKMRKLLEFTTTESVAKEVFLALCNVENCVMCEILKI, encoded by the exons ATggaaatcattaaaaaacataaagTGGAACTCACAGGGGTGCTCTCTGCTGATCCGAGTCCAGTAGTTCAGCTCGCTCACAGCCGGGGCATCATTACAGATAGAGAATACATCAAGATGAAAAGCATTACAGATCCTGAAGAGCGAGTCATCGAGCTCCTTGACCGGGTGAGCACAAAATCTGATCAGACCTCCCAAGACTTTCTAGACATCCTAAGAGAGGTTCATGACACCTACCCTCGACTGAAGGACTTGTTCACAGATGCTGAAGAATCGGATAGCTCATTCtctgcag cGGCTCAGGATACCCCAATTGGCAATTATTGTAGAGTAGTGTCAGATGCGGAAAAGATCAAGAAAGCAGATTCCATCGTGCGAG ATAAATTACAGTTTTTCAAGACCAACAGAGCAGACCTTGTTCAAAAGGTGAAAAACATCAGCCTGTTAATAGATCGGCTTCACCAAACCTTTCACAAAGAAGCCCTGGACTGCGTTCTTAGTAAAGATTTACCACAGGATAAGATGAGAAAACTGCTGGAATTTACTACAACAGAATCTGTTGCTAAGGAGGTGTTTTTGGCACTTTGCAATGTTGAAAACTGTGTaatgtgtgaaatattaaaaatataa